In Mytilus edulis chromosome 8, xbMytEdul2.2, whole genome shotgun sequence, the genomic window gtatcaccagcccagtagtcagtacttatGTGCTGACATGAATCATCATTGCTAtggttacatgtatatttataaattacctgtttacaaaacttttgaattataatatactaaggtttttctacctcaggaatagattaccgtagctgtaatTGGCAAAACTGATATTCTTAGATGCTTAGCTTCTATAATCATCTATGAATTTCAAGtccaaaataaacaaaacttgaCGAAATTGTTATTTAACGTAACGACTTTAACCAACACAATAATGCTCTATACATGTTATAGAATTGGGTAATTGTGAACGACGAAACGATCATTGCTAATGTTTAATTCATTGGGAAGATTGTATTTCTATCAATGAGAAAAAGAAAGTCTGTACTAAACAGACGTTATTTGAAATGCCATTGATGTATTAATTACAgaaactatatcatttattcattaTGTCTAGAAGATGTCAAATTGATATATTATCTCTAATACAGAAACAAAGTGCCTTGTTattaatttcacaaaatgtcagaCACTTTTATCATCGTCTTATAATTCAATGCATAAAAATCATTTCTGAATAATTGTGAACTGTTGGCGTATTGATATATTCAATAACAGGCGCCTGTCATCTGGTGTCCATTAGGAAATCTCTCTGCCTAACCGATAGTTAAGTGATTAGTCAGTTCGATGATGAATGGACGAGCATGCTGGTGATATATCTACTAGTGTTAACCATAAAATTACTACCATCAATAAATAGTGTCGAGAAAATTTGATGCAAAGTCGAAGCATTTCTTTAACACCGATCCGTTTAATTTGAATTGCAGTCAATATGTTACAACGTTGTATATTTTAGTAATGAAATTGGTAGCTGTCAATCAAAGGCAATGTTCTGTAAAAATATAAACTCAAAATGTTGGTTCGGTATTAAATGAACAGGGTCGGACATTGTGTTTTCAGTTCATCATACTTTCATGATTTATACACTATGAATATTACTTTATTAGTCTACATATACGCAGTCTGTCAATTTTAATATTCTGCAATGTGTAATTCTACAAACGTTCATCTTTGAGAGATAAGACGAAGTGGCGACTTGCAATGCATTAATTTTCCAAAAGTTTTATACTTATTCAAAAGAGAAACACTCTATTGcatacaaaacaatttaaacaataaaaGATAAAACCATTTCTCTAAGTTTtgcgctattttcacatttcttgatggTGTGAGagaaatatttctcctcactagtgaaaaatctgctCTCGGCAAATGATTTGTCGAATTCTAATTGTGACGTTAATTTTTCGttgtttcttctgaattttcctattgtgacgtcctGAAAAAAGGCAActttgcctgatgacgtcacataaaaagtacacaactttcttcaaatctttgaaaCAGATGGattaaaatcattagagaaacagattccaccgcAATAAcccgtgtattacgatatttctccactctcgacagttaaatttaaattattgaaaaagctcggcaagcctcgcgctttaaatattaaattttttaaaactgtctcgagtggagaaatatcgtaacacacttgttgcagttaaGGAATATGTAtttaaacaatgtaaaatatataaaataagatattCATACAACATGAAAAACACATTTATATCAACACAAAGATTTTTGCATACAATAATAATCGGCAATTAAGTCGTTTATATTCATTTAATGCAAGTTTACGTCAGAGCAAACCTTTAACATTTTTGATAGAAAGCCTTTTCATTGCTTATTATAAtgtatgtttttcttatttttgaaggccgtattgtTACTTTTATATGTTCACATCTTTGTCATATGTGTTACGTTATATTGCGTAATTGGCAGTCATGCTACGTCACTTTCAAACGATTATTTGTACTGTTATAAGCAAATCAAACTGTTATCAATTTGTATTGTTACCAtttctaatctttaaaaaaaatgatattgttaTCATTTAGGCCAATAGACCCTTTCCAATTTACGTCATTCACCGGATAAATTCGTCTTTATGACATCCTTTTCCAGATAGAGGGAATCGCCTGTATCCCTACACTACTACATTTCACCAAACGTCCTGGTGATCATCATTAAGAAGTATAAActttagaaataatgtttgttatataggtacttaatcacaattcgcTAATAACAGCAGTCTTGACGAGCAATTATAATAATTCAATTTGTCGAAAAATTCGTGGTATATATAGCATAATGTTTTTTCAACCAATCGCTCAACATGGAACAGAGGTGGTGATGCCCCTAAACgtacgaatgatgttcactaaaaccaaagctTGTGAAGGAAATGCAACTAACTCGAAAGATGTCCAATAGACTATCTGATTGAATGCAATTTTTGATACCAGAGTTTTACTTTTATCGTGATCATGTGCACATTTTAATTATGACACGTATCACACACTTTCGCAATTATGGAAATATACACGTACGTATTATCCGCGTTTTTATCGAATGCAGTGATTTCAAACTTTTTAATCAGTATTTTGATTATTATATTGAATCTAATTTCAGTCCGACAATCCATGCTGACAGTTTATTTCAACCTTAGACGACATACGGGTTACTTTGTGATAAATATATTTGTACCCTGTATGTTACTTGTTATTTTATCATGGGTATCATTTTGGATAAATAGAGAAGCTACCTCAGATAGAATAGCCTTAGGTAAGTGTAGTAAAAGAAAGATCCAAACGGATATTAAAACTCATATGTCGAAagcaaactgacaatgccatagaAAAatgggaggacaggggggtacccttctcccttttcccacccctcttctcctttctcctacccctgttctcctttctcccattagaataaaacatctccttttgagatattttttcttgaaatattagaaaaaaatttaaaaggagagatattttattttttctcctttctccaactttttctcctttctccaagccttcctctcctttctcctaccccctttctcctttctcccacccctttctcctttctcctaccccctttctccctgtctcccttacccctgtcctccccctcatagaaaaaaacaaaacaaaaaaacgaagAAATGACATAGAACAGAACACAGAATAATACATATAAAACTTGGCTTAGCAACGCGTTAAACAGTCCTATGTACTTGTAATATCAAATAAAGGGTGGAGAATCTTGATATTGCTTTTCAACATCACATCCGTATCTCTAGTATTATACATGACACTAATATAATCCAACGAGTTCATCTCAAGAAACGTTATTAAATCTGATTATATACACTAAAAATGCATCCCAATATCATATACATTTagttttatatcaattttatgaTAAAGCGCTTTTATCCGTACCTGGATATCTATGACATCACAAACTATTGGTACAGACCGATTTCAATTGAATATTTACTTGATTTTACAACTTTGATTATACGTATATTATCTTTTTTTCGATTTGTACGTTTCTTCCCCCCGACCTCTGAATACTTAAAAAACATGAGAGAAAAATTCACAACACAGAATgaaaaacgaaaatgaatattttacaataaaaaaaaacatgtgtttgATGACAAAGGATAGACATGACATTCTAGTCCAAAACAGACATTTTTAAATGATGTTACCACTACATACAACACTGCAAACTATTGAACAAGCATTTGAATCCACTTTAATACAAAAACCAGAGGTGAAACCAACGTCATATGGAAGTAACGCAGTTCCAGTTTCACAAATGTGTTTCTTCATTATAAAGAAATGTCCGAGGATAGCGGAACCGGATTCTGGCTTCCACAAGTTGAACAAGAACATTATGTTTATTGCATCGTTAAATAAGACTGAATGGAGAGTATTTCAAACACGGACAAATACAAATCCTTGCAATCTACACTATGAAGACAATGACGAAAGTGTGAACATATGTATGATATtacttaaaatgaaattattgcatagcaatataatatttcctacagaaagtaaccaaacgttagtgtgcaataaattctaatattgaactagtgcaataaatcttcaaaattcatgacgtcatcaacgacaaaatcttagttaaattcaatttttactttaaaatattttattgctaTGCTACAATAAAAGGCTtcttgcatgaatattggggaataatATCCCTCGTagaaaattctactcgggacaatattccccaatattaaTGCGATAACCATATAATATCAAGGTAATAAAGAACCAGAAAATTATTCTTTTCATTTTAAGGTACGACGACAGTATTGACCATGGCTTTCTTAGCGCTGGACAGCCGGAGTGATCTACCTCGTGTAAAATATGCTACAGCATTAGATTTGTATATCGCCTTATGCTTTGTTTTTATTCTGAGTGCAATTGTGCAGTTTGCAATAGTTCATCGTTTCACAAAACATGGCCATGGAGATGTGGAACCATCACCAACTGATAACGATGAAGACGACGAGGAATCTGAAGATGAAACTGCAGTAAGAATAATATCATTTACATATCATATAGTGGAATCTGACAGAGTGAAATCTggaattagaattttttttaatgtcatccTTCCTACCGATACATAATGTCATGTCCGATAACAAAGATGTGTTCCCGTAATCGTTTGCGTttcaatttaatactaaacaacaacattaatagaacAATCAACAAAACACGCTAACAAAACAGAACAGATTGTAGATATAAAAAACACTGCACGACTCACACTGAAAATAATAGCAAGTATGATGTCTCCTCGACACAATCTGCTTCCTTCCTCATCGCCTTGGTCAAAGGGTGATATAATGAAAActaagaggagcgaaagataggatagggacattcaaacttatatgttaaaaaataaacagacaacgacATGGCTTTATAAAAgaccaataaacaaacaatagtacacaatacacaacatagaaaactaaagactgaacaacacgaacctcaccaaaaactaaaATGTTATTGGACAAGAAAATGAAAAGTATGTCATTTACCATATATTATTCCAAACGAAGTGGCAGAAAATGTTATTGTATTTACTAACGCTTCACTAatttggtatttgtttttttttttatccatttcagcACACAAGGAATGGGAAACCTCACAACCAATCTTTCCATCCAGACACAAATATTCCTAGTAATCGAGTGTTCCTTTGTCGAGGTGAAAGTCGTCTCCGTGTATGGTTATCCAGCTTACGTATAAAGAACCGAAGACAATTCAAAAGACGAAAGCATAGAAACAGTGTCAGCCAAATTGACAGAGTGTCTCGGGTACTCTTTCCTCTAGTCTTTATTTTACTCAACTTTCTTTACTGGAGTTTTTATCTTAAGTAGGATTTTGTTTTActtaacaataaaaagacaaatactaATCTCGTATTGGTTTACACATGTAAAGCTAAGAACTTTACTTTTATTTGTGTTTGTCAGTTTTGTTTTATTGGAAGTGGTTCCGGATGGACATCTGGATTAACCGAAATATATGCAACTGCAAATACAGTTAAAcgacatatctttttttttgaaGTCATCCGTATAAGTCGAAGACAAACTAACAACGGTATTGTCATGATAAAAAAACCCGAAAAGtccacaaaacacaatatagaaaacaagaAAACCTAACTAAAAATGGGAGGATGTTAATCTCAAGCGCATCGAAAAGGTGTTTTTCAcaataaatgcttaaaataccAAAAACTGATCAAATTTACTGAGGAGCAAAAGCTCCAAAAACTAGTTGACCAGCTGTGACAGAGCAGAATTATTCATAGACGTCATGAACGGAGGATTTACCacttgaaaaaaacattttatacaaGTTAAAAGACATAAAAATTATTTGAGTAAcgatgagaaaaaaatattaaatacaccAAAAGCTTGTGGATGAGACGGAAAAAAACCCAACTAAAGTACTTAAGCAATTATCAAATGAATTAGCACCTATCATCAGTCACCCGTTTCAACAATTCCACCACCTCAATACATGATGCATAAACAGCAGCGCACTGATATATGTCATTCGAAACCGGTAAACTACTGCTATAAAGTATACTTATGAgttttgctcatcgttgaaggccgtgcaataaatattaatgtctgtgttatttggtcacttgtggagagttgtctcatttgcaatcaatcatatcatattttcctttttatattaaCTTCTCTGCAAGATGCTCGACCACACAAAATGCTCCTACATAATGAGTCATTCGTGAATGTAACATTCTAACATGTATAAAGGACaccaaacatatatatttatataatactttgaaaaagcaattaaaaaagattcaaagaaaaatgacaaaaagcaTCTCCCCAAACATTTGTTTACTCCACACCTAACTAGTCGGGGATATCAGAAAAATCAAATGGACTAGTGAATCGCTCGCATGTACGACGTTCACTGTCAAAAATGCAAAAAGGGAATATGAACTAAAGACACAATTGCTAGTGGTTTACGCAATTAAAATATGCTCAATATGCATGCCATTATAAGATAACTTGGTTTTTCatctttcataatttattttaatattttacttttccAAAGTTTTGTTCTTAAATTTATTCATATGTAAACTTCAGATTGTCTATATACAACATGCATATGAGCAAAAATAACAGTAAGAACAAGACAACAAATCTACTTGTTTCCGTTTCCTTATTCGGTATCTGTTCCGCTTTCTGTTTCTGTTCCGTTGTCAATTTCCGTTCCGTTTTACATTTCAGCCTTTTAGCTACGCCTATGCCAACCTTGAATTTAGATAATCGTTTGTTTGAAGGGAAAATATCGgttgttttataattaaaatgctGATAAACTTTTACTATCTCGGTCGCGGTTAGTAAACTTTTGCAAGAAATTTCTTCTGTAAAATACTGAGGTGCCATGACTGGAAAACGTATGAGATATAACAAACCGCCAAGCCATTCTCTGACATTCTCATCCGTTGCTGGTAAACTTTTATTATGGCATTTATTTGCCCCCACTGTagcattttttggcaaatttgttCTTCTTCGCAACGGAACTTATCCGATCTAAGTAATAGTTTAAGACATTCCGCtgacaaattaataaaatattttgaatcaagAACTTCACTTCCTttgatgaaaatgaaattcaaaactttCGTTTTTTTAAAGTCTTCCATTTTGAAGTCGTGTGCTGCTTGTAGAACAAGACATGCATGATCCACATTCAAATGTGAAGATAAAAATGCATTACAATCTTCTGATAACAGCTGAAGCATATACTTTTCTGATCCATATAAAAGGTTCCTTACATTATTAGAATCGACAGTTATCTTTTCTGTATATATAAATCTGCGGGAAAAGAATAAAGGGGACAGTGGTTAtacttttaccatgtttacataatTTTACAGAACCAggcttaatccaccattttctacatttgaagatgcctgtaccaagtcaggaatatgacagttcttgtccattcgtttttgatgcgttttgttatttgattttgccatgtgattatggactttccgaattgattttcctctaagtttagtatttttgtgattttactttttcatatctATCTAGGAATACAGTAATCAATTGTGTTATTATCCGTATAAAGTATCTTCATCTTGATATCTGTATGTTGAATATGATATCCACATTTAGTTCTACGTCTTTAATGTATTATATACCTCTTTGGAATTTGTTCACAGAATAAACATATCAAAAACAGTTAGTTGACTCTTTTCACTGGTAAGGACTGAAATTGAACGGTTATTAATGTTATACTCGTTTTTGTTGTTGCCGATTAGTCTTTCCTTTTctattgtgttttgtatacttatTGTATGTCATTGCATGGTCAGTTTATGTTCGACCTATGAGTTTTATTGTGTCTTTGTTATCTTTCGCTTCTGTCTTTTATCGTTTTATTTAATAGAAAAGAATGTATTCTAGTTCCTGTACGTAAATCTCTGTTATTcaatatcatataaaatataaaatagagaatgTCATTATCCCTTACTGAATAACAGTATGCATACTAGGTTCCAGTAATCTGTATTGCATCATAGTAGGATCTTAGATTTTATCATATATTACATACACATTTTATCTA contains:
- the LOC139486529 gene encoding gamma-aminobutyric acid receptor alpha-like; translation: MGTDSYKSNVSIVLDEILSTYDKDLRPGFGGNPVEVLTDIYLRSMGPISEKDMVYSIDIYFRQRWMDERLATNSSTEKENISVSIKILEKIWFPDTVFYNGRKSYLHMVPTPNRFVRIGRNGSIYFSQRLTVRAICKMELHHYPLDFQTCPLYFGSFAYSEDDVKYTWNSGKDASVARAPDMTMSQFDLINFSAETSFTYRKDVRQSMLTVYFNLRRHTGYFVINIFVPCMLLVILSWVSFWINREATSDRIALGTTTVLTMAFLALDSRSDLPRVKYATALDLYIALCFVFILSAIVQFAIVHRFTKHGHGDVEPSPTDNDEDDEESEDETAHTRNGKPHNQSFHPDTNIPSNRVFLCRGESRLRVWLSSLRIKNRRQFKRRKHRNSVSQIDRVSRVLFPLVFILLNFLYWSFYLK